From the Acidovorax sp. NCPPB 3576 genome, the window ACTCGATCACGGCGTCGTGCTCGATCAGGCGCTCACGATTCTTGGTGAACACGCTGGGTACCCAGACCTCGTCGTCCATGGACAGGCCTATGAACCAGCGAAACAAGAGGTTGTACTGCACCTGCTCCATCAACTGGCGCTCCGAGCGCACGCTGTACAGCACTTGCAGCAGCATGGCGCGCAGCAGCTTCTCGGGGGCGATGCTGGGGCGCCCGCCTTTGATGTCTGCTTCGTACATGCGCGAGAACAGGGCATCCATCTTGGCCAAGGCTGCGTTGACCATCTTGCGGATGGGACGCAGGGGATGCGAGGCTGGGACAAAGTCGTCGAGCTTGCGAACGGAAAACAGGCTCTCGGTGAAGGTGTCGGCGCCGCGCATGGGGTCAGGCAATGGAGATGGGAGGGACTGGTGAGCTTACCGGGGTTGGGTTGCCGGGCTGGCTGAGCGGGGGTATTTCTTCAGCCTGCTAAAGGGGCACTACTCGAACAACCAAAGGAGGTTTCATCATGAGAATACGTCACTTGCAATATTTCCTGATCGTTGCCCAGGAGCAGAGTTTCGTTCGCGCCGCTGCCAGAGCGAATATCGAGCCATCACCGTTATCGCGGGCAATCAAGGATCTGGAAGAGCAATTGGGCGTGCAGTTGCTGAACAGAACGAAGGGCCGGATCACCCTCACCTGGTGCGGAGAGGTATTTCGGGATGAGGCCCGCCGTATAATCGAATACATAGAAAGCGCTAAAACCCGCGTTGCAGCGGCATCCCTCGGATTCAAGGGTCGTTTGCGGGTAGGCATTACCGACAGTCTCGCCCAGCCGCGTCTGACACGACTTCTTTCACAAAGCCGGGAAGAAGAACCCAGTACGGAAATTCGCATTACCGAAATGACCGTCAACGAAATGCAGATTGCGCTTCGATATGACCAGATCGACATGGGCTTCACCATGGATGAGGAACCCGTTGATGGCTACCTTAAGCACATGGTGTGGAAGGAGCGCCCAGCAATAGCGATCCCCAAACATCACCCGATCCTGTCTCAGGACAAAGTTTCCATGCGGGAAGTGGTCCGTTACCCACTGATCATGTGCCACCCGGAACGATGGGCGGGTGGCTACAAAGTCATACAGCGCTGGATCACCGATCACGATCTCGCATCACCGACCGTCGCAGAACATGCCGCGTGCCATGAGGCCATGATGATGCTCGTCGCGGCAGGATACGGGGTGGGCATCGGCATGCAGTCCCAAGCCGCCCTGTATGACCATCCGAACGTCATTGTCCGGCCCATGGTGGACGAAATCCCGGATGTCCCCACCTTCATCGTTATCTCCGATGAAAACACCTCACCGGAAACGACTCGATTTATCCAGCGTGCAAGACAAATCGGAATGGCCACGCCGACCGATTAATCGCCAACATGAAATTTTCATGACATATCCCCTGCATTTTCCATCGGCCTGACGACAAAAAAAGTCACCTGCTTGCATGGCAGGTGCCATATTCCGTTGATTTCAAAACGATTAAAGGATTGCGCTGTTTTTCTGCCAGCAGCGGCAAGCCGCCTTGAGAACAACTTTTTGTGTAAAGCGCAGACATTTTAAGTCGCTCGGGCGACGTTTTGCGGCAGAACATGGTGCTCAAGCGCCTGGCATCCTGACAGGCAATACCAAGCTCTTCATTCGCGCGCGATCGCTACTTAATATGTAGCGCCCTGACCCAAACCGTGAGAGTTGAATGACGAGCGAACTGGCTGGTAATCACGTTTCTGATTGCGACGGAATGAATGCGGTATCCATTGCAACCGCATTGTTTACTGATTTTCGGCAATGGCATCCATTTAATGCGGATCACGCCCAAGAAGTGCCACTGAGCATCAAGGAGTGATCGCAATGTCCGAACAGAGCAGCCCGCCGGATACCGGGCGCAAAATCCTTCGCCGTGCGGAGGTGGAAGCCAAGACGGGTTTCAAACGCGCGCACCTGTACAACCTGATGAAGGATGGCAAGTTTCCGAAAGCCGTCCGGCTAGGGGTGCGTGCCGTGGGCTGGGATTCCACGGAGATCGACCAGTGGATCATCGACCGTCTCAATGACCGCGCATGACCCGGCTCCCATTCGTTGTGAAGCGGAGCGAACCGCCATGCAGGTGATTTCGGTGATTTCGACCAAGGGCGGCGTCGGGAAAACCACCGTTGCCGCCAATCTCGGCGGGTTCATCGCGGACGCGGGTTTGCGCGTGCTGTTGCTGGACCTGGACATGCAACCCACCCTCTCGTCGTACTACGAGCTCACCAGCCGTGCCCCGTCTGGCATTTACGAGTTACTGGCTTTCAACGAGCGCGACCTCACGCGGCTGGTCTCGCACACCGCGATCGAACGCCTGCATGTGGTTTTGTCCAACGACGAGCATCGGCAACTCAATACGCTGCTTCTGAATGCTCCGGATGGACGGCTGCGGTTGCGCCATCTGCTCCCGGTATTTCGGCCCCACTACGACGTGGTGCTGATAGACACCCAGGGGGCCCGAAGCGTCCTCCTGGAGATGGCGGTGCTCGCGTCGGAATGCGTGGTCTCACCCGTGACGCCGGAAGTGCTCGCAGCCCGAGAATTGCGGCGCGGGACGCTGCAGCTCA encodes:
- a CDS encoding LysR family transcriptional regulator, with product MRIRHLQYFLIVAQEQSFVRAAARANIEPSPLSRAIKDLEEQLGVQLLNRTKGRITLTWCGEVFRDEARRIIEYIESAKTRVAAASLGFKGRLRVGITDSLAQPRLTRLLSQSREEEPSTEIRITEMTVNEMQIALRYDQIDMGFTMDEEPVDGYLKHMVWKERPAIAIPKHHPILSQDKVSMREVVRYPLIMCHPERWAGGYKVIQRWITDHDLASPTVAEHAACHEAMMMLVAAGYGVGIGMQSQAALYDHPNVIVRPMVDEIPDVPTFIVISDENTSPETTRFIQRARQIGMATPTD
- a CDS encoding AlpA family transcriptional regulator; this encodes MSEQSSPPDTGRKILRRAEVEAKTGFKRAHLYNLMKDGKFPKAVRLGVRAVGWDSTEIDQWIIDRLNDRA
- a CDS encoding ParA family protein: MQVISVISTKGGVGKTTVAANLGGFIADAGLRVLLLDLDMQPTLSSYYELTSRAPSGIYELLAFNERDLTRLVSHTAIERLHVVLSNDEHRQLNTLLLNAPDGRLRLRHLLPVFRPHYDVVLIDTQGARSVLLEMAVLASECVVSPVTPEVLAARELRRGTLQLIEDIAPYRHLGIPVPPLHLLINRVPAVSANARLIQQTLRLVFGEHPGVHVLETEVPAIEAFPRAATRGLPAHRVEHRRPQGRLTPAAFEIVRALASELCPQWNERFVAVNGKPGGRFAHAKRP